TGGCATTTTACATGGGTTGGGTGCACTACCGGTTCCTAGAAAACCAGAGGGAAGTTAACATTCCTGGTCATTAACCCCTTGTGAACTAGCGATAAATACAACGTGTTGATTAGTGaactttagaggtgctgatatgtggattttgttatttttggacATAGCTAGCTCGTTCCCCTTTTCCATTagatgctaagctaaccttcCACTTGCTTTATAGTACAGATATTTACCATTTCAATGTGTACGATATGGTGACgaaagatgaaacaaaaagaagaatcaTATTTCCAACAGTATCGTCTCCCCTTCTAAACAAAAGAACCTTTAATCTGCTGAGTCTAATATTGGCCATTAACTCTCTGTTTTTGCTCATTTGTTCGACCTTTGTTCAGCCCCAGAAGGAGAGCTGGATGTGTGGAGGGATTGTGGGATATCCCAGAAAATCGCTGACTGTTTTGTGACCTGGAAGGTAGGTCAACACATTCCCAACAATCATTATTTTCTCACTGAAATAATGAACCAGAGTCTCTCTTTATGCTGACACGCTACAAGCTAagctcttccttctcttcctcccatCCAGAAGCTTCCTATTTCTCAAGCTCACGGTCTCATCCTGGGTTATGAAGTCAGACTGTCCTACAGTAACAGGGCTCCGGTGTTGGAGAATGTGTCCACAGCTGAGCCGAAGGACCAGTTGGCCTGTGAAGAAACGCATTGCCATTTCACTTCCTCTTTGAAGGACATTTCATCAGTTAGTGTGTCTGCATACAACAGTCGTGGTGCAACAGTGCCTTCTTATCTGGCTACGCCAATACCAGGTATTAACTGTTATTGAGTAATAAGTATTTATAGTAAGTATATAAAGCTTTGTATCAGAGGCCGTATTCACAAAACACCCTGAGGTTTAATGTAGCTCCTAATTGGCTAGATTCGTTTTTGGTCAGAAAGCCTTTCAGAGCCAAAAGTAAGAACTTAGAGGTAGTGGAGAGTACTCCTAAGTCACTAAGACCTGCTCAAAATCAGTCACCACGTCagtgttttggaaaaaacacaacaataattcacttttttataAGGGGAgttaataaaaatcaaatcagttcACCAACAATTTAAATATCTCAGCAGAGAAGTATCAATCAAACCCCCAAAATGACTCTTCAgacaattaaatgtaaattaaataatcaacaaatggactaaatgaataaaaaggtgttttatgGCTATACATTTGCGCTACATGTAGAATTACCCAATcaaattatgaattatgaagttatagttattttaaagtGACTGCTCtacaataattatatatatttatgatctAATTCCCCAGTTCCTCCACTTGTATTTCTCCTATTCCTGGGGCAAATCAGAACTAACAAAGCATTTTTGTATCCTCAGGTAAAGAGAAGAATGAGCAAACTATTCACCTTGTGATGAATGAAGAGAACCTCACTGTGTCCTGGGATCTGCCCTCCCAGCTCTCAGACAACCTGAAGGAATATGTGGTGCAATACAAAGAAGCAGGAGGTCCTCCAGGCCGAGGATTTGATTGGATCAAAGtggaaaaaagccaaaaaactGGAATCTTTAAAGGTCTGTTCATcgctgtttaaatatttcaaaatctgATTGATTAGGCCCAGAAAGTGATAACATTCCcttcaaattttttttattgatattctgTTATAATGTATTTCTGTTATAGTGTATTTTCAATTTGAAGAGCGAATTCTTCACAAGGATTCAATGAAAATGTGTCAGACTGTTTTTAAAGTGGCTGTTTGATCTGGTGTGTGTCTCCACCTACAGGTCGATATAAGAAGTGCACACCCTACCAAGTGTCACTGTTCACGGTAtcaaacaacagcaaagtcCATCACCTGTCATCCGTTATTGGATATTCACTTCAAGGAAGTAAGTATTAATGCGTTGCTTTTGAGCGttcttttacaaatattttaacttCCACTTGCAAACTTCTCCTCGTATTAAATGGCATAAACTTGTCATCATCATGtaccttttctctttctcatttttcaGTCCCCTCCAGAGTGCCATCATTTAAGGTGACTTCTATCGCTACCACTCATGTGACTCTGTTTTGGGAGTCTATTCCCCTCTCCAAGCAGGAAGGGTTCATCCTCTACTACCAAATAATAGTAGAGAGTGGAGCAGACGGACAAAAAGGTACACAGCAACAATATAATTCACAGTTGTAGATATTAGTTTAGGAAACATAAGAAATCTTAGTGATTTTTGCAAATAACTTggtacacacatgcatgtttccCTTGGGGTGACCTCACACATTTTGGtaaaaaattacttttcatgAAGCACCATCAGAAGGTcggatttttttgtatttttactacatacctacctgcaaaactaatgacattcccatcagcctcagcggTGCTTTGTCTGCAGTAGTGATGATTAgcgaatgttagcatgctaaaactaaaatgttgaaaatgttaaacatgatacctgctaaacatcagcatgttagaaTGTTGTCGTTTGTTTgctatttttaaacaacatgGTTTTAAGACAAGACATTCCTttagaaaatttaaaaatgaaatgaaaaatatgtaaataaataataatttatgcaGGATCAACAACATTTTAGAAAGTGCAGTTTGTCACAAAAGTTGAACTGGTACTATAAAGCAGCCCATAGGTGATCAGCGGCAAAATAACTTTGTGCTATccattaatttattaatttattaatttattaatgtacttatttatttatatatttcattatttatatatttcatatttcattatttcatatttcattatttcattaattaaaaatttgttttatttcttttatttcttttatttcttttatttatttacataaaatgtttaCGCTTGCATTTACCTCAAAGCACTCTGGGGACtaagtgcagcctcacagagcagctagcatgTCTGAGTTATGTTTAATTAGCTTACATATTTTCTAGCTAAATCAATATGCATgtgtaaaataatgataaatatatctAAGAGTAGTAACAGGCAAACTAAAGTATGAGAACAGTTAGTTTGGTTTGTCTCCGTCAGCTGTTCACCTCCCTCCACACCATCTGTCTCTCCTAGTGTACAACGTGAGCGTCACATCACCACAGCAGGAAGACGAGACGTTTGAGCTGCTGCATCTCCGTCCGGGACACGAGTACGAGGTTCGGACCAGAGCTGTGACTGTAGCCGGGCCCGGAGCAAACGAAACGACAAAGTTCAAAACGAAGGACGATGAAGATTTTGGTattacatcacatcacatcttaattgttttcttgttgaatGTGATGAGCTGTGTGGTAGAAGAGATTTTTAAGAGATGTAATTTGATATTCCTTACAATATGTGGATTTATCATACTACTCGCCtaataagtgtatttttttttcagggccCCTAGTAGCAGTTGTGCCTGTAATCCTTTTGTTGGTCGTGatatgtgttattgtttttctatACAGGTGagataatcattttaaacaaatatcttATAGTTATGAGGCTCTCTTTACCTATCCCTGAGTGTTGTATATAGCTGTGGTGCGTCacgtttgttttgcttttagttGGTAAATACTTTGACTATTGCACAGAAATAGTTTGTTATCCATTCTTAACTAAACTCTAATAACACTTCAAATACTTTAACAAAcctaaaaagtatatttttcagTGCTGGGGTGCTAATTCTGTGCACAGTGTAAGGATTAAAAggatatttaattaaaattctCCCCATGCTTGTTGTCTCATAAAATGTTAAACCTaaaatacatgaatgtacaCACTTTCTTTTATATGAAATTGAGGTTGTCatatacttgttttgttttctgacagTTATTGTCGGGGAGAAACCAAAGCATGTCCACCGGTGCTTCCGTGTTTCTCTAACAAAGTGCCAGATGCTCGCAACAGCCACATTTTCAGACACATGAAGCACCAGGTGAGAGATTTGACTGAAATATTAGCACCTCTTTGTCTTCTGCGAGTCTTATTCTAATCTCTGAACAGGattcattttgatatttagCTTGTAACTGCTTATTCTGTTTACAACTACAAGCTTACTAATAAAGTCAAGTCCTATTTTGTTACTGTGTtttaccaaaaaacaacaaaataaatgatgtttctGTGGAATCTCTCTGGAGTTTAATGACTCCTTTGGTTGGATCTGCATTCCCGTCAACGAGCCACAACCCAAGATCTCTTTGTTGGAGGTTTTGGAACCCAAGCCGCGGGCTTCGAAGTCGTTCCTGAAGAAACCCTCCGACCCTGACGGGTTAACAAAGCTAGTAGTTGGAGATGGGAGCTCACAGGTGGACTGCCAAGgtgagcagagggaggaagCTGTCAAAGAGGAGGGTCATGGGACAGACCACAGGTATGGGAGAGAGGAGTACAGCAAAATGATTGACTCGGATGAGG
This genomic window from Anoplopoma fimbria isolate UVic2021 breed Golden Eagle Sablefish chromosome 11, Afim_UVic_2022, whole genome shotgun sequence contains:
- the il12rb2l gene encoding interleukin 12 receptor, beta 2a, like isoform X2, giving the protein MATLWSRWLLTILLVIVPACFAPAPPASPSLPECSIPCGGEYNCVDIHCSWEPRPDLEIPTNYTLHWKPANEEGDVINETIFNGIIRRVHFNHGELRVWVQAKNQHGSARSQDALFHTADIMKLLPPKVSLVNHQESLEISWNPTCDDQQLSLGKCDVRYRTEGEQLWLEDQNLLHVSYTVDSPEPSTVYEFQVRCSCDKGLKSNWSAIHNIRSTETAPEGELDVWRDCGISQKIADCFVTWKKLPISQAHGLILGYEVRLSYSNRAPVLENVSTAEPKDQLACEETHCHFTSSLKDISSVSVSAYNSRGATVPSYLATPIPGKEKNEQTIHLVMNEENLTVSWDLPSQLSDNLKEYVVQYKEAGGPPGRGFDWIKVEKSQKTGIFKGRYKKCTPYQVSLFTVSNNSKVHHLSSVIGYSLQGIPSRVPSFKVTSIATTHVTLFWESIPLSKQEGFILYYQIIVESGADGQKVYNVSVTSPQQEDETFELLHLRPGHEYEVRTRAVTVAGPGANETTKFKTKDDEDFGPLVAVVPVILLLVVICVIVFLYSYCRGETKACPPVLPCFSNKVPDARNSHIFRHMKHQFNDSFGWICIPVNEPQPKISLLEVLEPKPRASKSFLKKPSDPDGLTKLVVGDGSSQVDCQGEQREEAVKEEGHGTDHRYGREEYSKMIDSDEERDREEENREECWSSSEEEQSVTGYEKHFMPTAREVQEV
- the il12rb2l gene encoding interleukin 12 receptor, beta 2a, like isoform X1; the protein is MFHSAGECAADCPTMSVWTVAAVLHCNFVSTRGLGPNVMATLWSRWLLTILLVIVPACFAPAPPASPSLPECSIPCGGEYNCVDIHCSWEPRPDLEIPTNYTLHWKPANEEGDVINETIFNGIIRRVHFNHGELRVWVQAKNQHGSARSQDALFHTADIMKLLPPKVSLVNHQESLEISWNPTCDDQQLSLGKCDVRYRTEGEQLWLEDQNLLHVSYTVDSPEPSTVYEFQVRCSCDKGLKSNWSAIHNIRSTETAPEGELDVWRDCGISQKIADCFVTWKKLPISQAHGLILGYEVRLSYSNRAPVLENVSTAEPKDQLACEETHCHFTSSLKDISSVSVSAYNSRGATVPSYLATPIPGKEKNEQTIHLVMNEENLTVSWDLPSQLSDNLKEYVVQYKEAGGPPGRGFDWIKVEKSQKTGIFKGRYKKCTPYQVSLFTVSNNSKVHHLSSVIGYSLQGIPSRVPSFKVTSIATTHVTLFWESIPLSKQEGFILYYQIIVESGADGQKVYNVSVTSPQQEDETFELLHLRPGHEYEVRTRAVTVAGPGANETTKFKTKDDEDFGPLVAVVPVILLLVVICVIVFLYSYCRGETKACPPVLPCFSNKVPDARNSHIFRHMKHQFNDSFGWICIPVNEPQPKISLLEVLEPKPRASKSFLKKPSDPDGLTKLVVGDGSSQVDCQGEQREEAVKEEGHGTDHRYGREEYSKMIDSDEERDREEENREECWSSSEEEQSVTGYEKHFMPTAREVQEV